From Ovis aries strain OAR_USU_Benz2616 breed Rambouillet chromosome 21, ARS-UI_Ramb_v3.0, whole genome shotgun sequence, a single genomic window includes:
- the LOC105604151 gene encoding uncharacterized protein LOC105604151 encodes MAQAMKIMYLCRMHLGWWRRKLEKKKHRSEHGGEASHQCHLGPVSSLSLERWFQHLKHQGEEGADGRRTAELRVVTKLLDGRTLKTRGQRALTGDSSRKASPLRLPKRGELQGDRQVSKPLAWGCCHGPAQENLGSRWWSWYGWMDTPGMLSSSLSLTVALSLRGSRPPPCEELGPFLTSKPAASLASPHDPACNLLTEGRASHTGTDGYGKILHRVPCAVQQAPAFCVFYAHECVSADPKLLLHPAPLLAPVVAAVSVSLSVGLFPSVSVCRFYT; translated from the exons ATGGCACAG gctatgAAAATAATGTATCTTTGCAGAATGCACCTTGGatggtggagaaggaaactggAGAAGAAGAAACATCGCTCAGAGCATGGAGGTGAGGCCTCCCACCAATGCCATCTCGGCCCCGTCTCATCTCTGTCACTCGAGCGGTGGTTCCAGCATTTGAAACATCAGGGTGAGGAGGGGGCCGACGGCAGGCGGACAGCGGAACTCAGGGTTGTGACTAAGTTACTCGACGGAAGGACCTTGAAAACCCGAGGGCAACGTGCGCTCACTGGGGACTCGAGCAGGAAAGCCAGTCCCTTGCGGCTCCCAAAGAGAGGTGAGCTCCAGGGTGACCGTCAGGTGTCCAAGCCTCTGGCGTGGGGCTGCTGCCACGGCCCTGCTCAGGAAAACCTGGGATCCCGATGGTGGAGCTGGTACGGCTGGATGGACACCCCCGGGATGCTGAGTTCCAGCCTGAGTCTGACGGTCGCTCTGAGCCTGCGTGGGAGCAGACCCCCTCCCTGTGAGGAGCTGGGTCCTTTCCTGACTTCCAAGCCTGCTGCAAGCCTGGCATCACCGCATGACCCAGCCTGCAACCTCCTTACGGAGGGGAGGGCGAGTCACACAGGGACAGACG GCTATGGCAAGATACtgcatagagttccctgtgctgtccagcaggccCCTGCTTTCTGCGTGTTTTATGCACACGAGTGCGTATCTGCTGATCCCAAGCTCCTGCTGCACCCCGCTCCCCTCCTGGCCCCCGTGGTAGCCGCAGTCTCCgtttctctgtctgtgggtctatttccgTCTGTATCAGTCTGTAGATTCTACACATAA